CTCAAGCTGATGCCTTTAATTGGTTGTCCCAACATGGCAATTCATGACATCTGCTGTAGTTGACACATCACAGGATCATGTATTACGCCGTCCAGTTGCTTAAAATTGAACACACCCAGGGTTTTGGTTCATGTTACTTGTAAGGCAAGGGTGTttcttttgtatgttttttatttgattgttttcAACTATTTCTATGTTGGTACCTTAGGGTCAGAGATGTAAAGAGGTGCAACATCTATGTCTAGACAGTATAGTGACTGGAACTTCTTGTGGATTTCTTCTCATCTCGTGTACAATTATATAAGCAAAAGCTTTGAAATTTAAGTTGTTGAACGGAAGTGGGTACATGTCTTTAACAGAATTAGTGGCAACCTTTGCTGTGGTTGAGCTTTTTGAGCGTCAGGTTATTTTCCCCAACTTccagtaatttgtttttttgaatatcctaAATGGCCACCCTCAACCACTCATCAGAAGCATGAGGGCATCGACATTACCTGCATCAGTAAGTGGCAAATgattctcaaactttcaaaatttcAGTTCTACTGTTTCAAAAATTAGGTCAGTCACAAAGAAGACAATACACAATTACGAACGATGCCGTTTAAACAAgtctttaattatatatatgaaacactCCGTTTCAATTAAACCCCATGAGTTgcgttttattttttaatgacaaaatGCTTCGTAATCCATACCTAAGAGTTGAGTTGCGTCAAAATCATTTCCAGCATGAATAGCTAAAATGACTagtgaaaaattacaaattttcattttaaccaTTGCTTTTTCTATACTCAATCCAACATATTCTCTattctactttttattttaattaaatattagagaaataCTAGAAATACTTAGTCTTTTATTAACAGAGGGTTATTAAACTAATATGTAGCTTATTCATTGATATTCGTTACATTTCTATTGAAGATTGAATCGAAGAGATTTGAGTGAATTTGGTTGAAGGAATAATAGAGGATGATGTAGGACCATCCAAAGGCGAGTCAGATGGTGATGGAGGGAGCATTATATTGTATTTGTAGGAGTGGATTCCTGCACTTGTGTTGGTGAGTTGGATTTCGCAAGTGAAAACGACATTGAACATTGGTAATTAGAAACCTTACAAGTGCTTTTCTTTCAAGCGAATGCTCACTTGAAATGTTTTATTGTTTGGTCTTTGGAGTTGGTTTTAGTATAATGAAGGTATGGCAAATCACAGACTTATGATAAACTAGGAAGTCAATCCAATCCTtgacttttattaaaaaaaaaaaaaaatcaatacgaATTTTGCATTactttgtttgaattttctaGTGTCAAATGTAGATCGTGTTAAACGTTTTGGACGaactattttcattattattgctATTGGGGCCTAAGTGCTAGTAGGTTCGTTCAAGGATAGAACTTAcacttttagtttttaatttcattggtaatttttagttattgttcagtttattatttgattttcttcatGGACGCATGCTTAGGATCGAAGCAGCAATTCATGAAATGGGTTGTGGGAATCATGTGGGGATTTCTGCAATCTGTTTGGATAAGACAGCCTTAATTCTTCGAAGAGACCGAGTATGGCCAATAGTATATGCCAATGCTATTCCTTCTTTCTCATTCACTTTGGAGGGTTTTGATATTTGGAAGAGCTTCTGATTTCATGTGCAGAACTAATTGAAGAACTATTTAAGATTTGGAGCTAATTCGAAACTTCTTCACTCTGCAACAATGCAATAAGTTGAGAAGCTGGGAATTAGATATCGTTACTTTCATCAGTACAATTGCTCAGACACACCTCCAAAATTCAACTACCCTTTTTTAGGATGAGCTTGTTTTAGTGTAAATCCCCATGATTTTTATTGATGTCTTGATGGAGCTGAATCTGGATGGAACTCAATTTAACTCTACCAGATTTTAGTTTGATAGAAATTAATTGCTTCTTCTTTGGCTGTTCTCTGAACTTGGATgtgaataaacaaaaaatatttgaataccTTTGGATGTTACCAAGGCCTCTGCTGCTTCCCATGACCAAACAGAGTTACTCAAATCAAAAGGTGAAAGGGGTACCTGTTTTTGCTTAGAAACTGTGtcaagaaagcccaaaaaatcAGGATCATGGTCAACCTCTTACTTTCTCTATAAAGATTATTtaaggagaaatttcactttggccccctgaacttccactcggTTTTACAAACCttcctgaacttccaaatctctcactttagacccctgaactttgaatttctctcaatgtggactcctccgtcagattttaaacattacatgacgtttatacccctaacttttgtataaaattttaacttcgaaaacattttttttatttaaaaaaaatgaaaatcagtgatattttggtcttttttttttgtaattttaatggctaaaattgacggaaggGTCCTAGTTGAGAGCAAttcaaagttcaggggtccgaagtgagagatttgaaagttcaggagggtttgtaattaattgatgtgaataaattatataaattaatttaaaaaaaaaaaaaaaaaaaaacttttatttctACAAGTAATCATAGTAAAACtaactttattcttttcataattcctccttctcttcttttcctttacaaCTCCTACACTTTATAATCTATTGATCTCTCATCTCACTGTTTGCTCTACTACCACTCTATTACATTTTCTTTATACACCTACTcttaaaagtattaattaaatgattattagtttaagttttattatatcacacaaaaaattaaatgcatcATCATATTATTTGTTAGAGATGATATATAAGCAAGAGTTGAATACGTAAGATTGTTTTATTAGTAAGGGccttgtcaaaatattttttagaaagtaATTATTTCATATACATAGTAAACAAAACTAATTATTGATTTAGAATAAGTTCGgtagtttataaaattatgaaaatttttttgggttgatgaaTTTCTTTGGTCAATTCGGTGGATATTTGAAAGCGATATATtggcaaattattttttttagcagaACCCCATCAAGACATTGGTTAAATTTATAATGGTTTACACTAATTAGGCATAGAAATATTCGAACCCTCTAATGTGTATTAGGACACTTTGAAAATTTCTTTGGACTCACTAAATCATACCCTAAACGGTACAAAATCAATGGTAAGAAGATTATAAGATTTAAGAAGTAAAATATGAGAGAAATTAACGCACATGGCCACGTTAGATGTGATAgactcttttcaaatttaatttgaagttAACTACGTAGTATGAATATTATAAGAGGGTGGGTGGGTGAAGGCCGGCaagggaaataaaaaagaaagtaaattggGTGGGTGAAGGAAGCAACTCCCCGACACTTGACGTTACACCAACTTTTGTTGTGGATTCTTACTTCTGCCTCACGATTGACGCCTACATCTTGTCTTTAATCTTAGAAATTGATCGGGACATGTACaccatatatatttaatttgcaTTCGCCCAATAATTCAAGCTTTATAATACATTAATAATCTTGTATTTAAACTCGATGGCTCTCtccatatataataatatatttttgttatgatttttcctttttggattttttatgggCACGTTGGTTCTTTTTATGGCAATTGACCATGTACGTCCATCCGCTTCATAGCAAACACACCTTCCTTAATTCTACTCTCCAACACCTCTCTCGCTGAATCCACAGCAGCTTTTAGCATTCACTCGATTTACCAACAAAAAATGGCCAAACCAGCTCTGTTCCACATTGCTGCGAGTATCATTAGGAGTTTGGGATCTCTTGCTCTCCAAGAGATTGGACTTCTATGGGGTTTCAAAGATGAGCTTCAAAAGCTCAAGAACACGGTTTCCACTATCCAAGCTGTGCTTTTGGATGTGGAGGAGAAGCAGACCCACAACCATGGGGTCAAAGATTGGCTTGGGAAGCTGAAGGATGCCATGTACGATGCCGATGACTTGCTGGATGACTTCTCCACTCAACTTCTACGAAGGCAAGTGATGACACGGGACAAGAAGGTGGGTAAAGAGGTAAATTCGTACATaaatgtgcatatatatatatatatatatgatgttgtCCATGACTAAAGCATTCTCAGACCTggataaaaatatttatcacaACACAAGCCAGAGAAAATACATATCATTTTACGTAGTTTAAAATTCCTCAACAACATTTTGAAGAATAAATGCACAACAACAATTTGTTCATTATAATGTTAAACCCAACTATTCAACGGTacataaattctaaaaatatcacaatttaCAGGTGCACATATTCTTTTCCAAATCGAACCAACTTGTATATGGCCTTAAAATGGGTCATAGGATCAAGGCAGTTAGGGCGAGACTGAATGAAATTGCAGATGATAAGATCAAATTTGGCTTCACTGAGCGCCTTATAATGACACATGAGTTTGAGCATAGGAAAAGAGAAGACATACACTCTTTTGTCCCCGAGGAACAAGTCATTGGGAGAGAGGGTGAAAAGAAGGCAGTTAAAGAgtttgaaaaactctaaacagataaatatcacaattttatgcggaattaacagatatttatcaaaacaaacattcaccaaaatatgtacaatcacacacaaagattttggtgatgaagaggaaaccttttagaaaacgttctaaaagtaaaacctctccggggcagccaaacccaagaaatcactatcaaaagattatcgagagattacagacactaggaacacttacaaccctttgcaagaccttgactctgtaagatcgacacgcctccaacttgtctcctcgctcacaatcttcttcaacgtgattctcctttatcggacccttctgatagacttcaattaagcacacaatcaatactaacaaaaatcctctaagaggaatcaatttggctcacaacaaaataatcactcaagcacagcctcacacaaactctctgggggtgaaaatttcttcctctctcttctataatgatgtatatatacccccgacaaaaccctagacctaaccacttaaaatcacgtttttgggcctaaaacttacggggtgtccggacaggttaatgggctgtccggacagggctttacggagcaagattttagtttctggaattgcggtccggacacggGGAATTGCGGTTCGGACCcagcctgtccagtcttgataaacagctccgatcgatgggcgtttgtagtccgattgagctgaaatttttcagggacgttcataacacatgaatctacattatgaacggtcgagattggattctgagcattctatatcagtgtttgagtccgtaaacagtagcctctgcattttggaactgaattaagccaacacaagaactaacagagTTGTTATTGGATCCCAATGTAGAAGAGAACGCTTTTGTCATTCCCATAGTTGGGATTGGTGGACTAGGTAAGACCACACTTGCTCAGTATGTGTTCAATGACGATGAAGTCAAAAGACATTTTGAGCTAAGACTCTGGGTGTGCGTCTCTGATCCTTTTGATGTGAAAATTATTGTTGCACAACTCATAGAATCTGCAACTAAAAGGAGCCCTGAAAGCCTTGAGATGGATTTGTTACAAAGTCAGCTTCGAGTAGAAATTGATAGGAAGCtatatttacttgttttagatgatgtATGGAGCGAGAATCGCGGTACATGGTTGAACTTGGAAACACTTTTATCTGGTGGCCTGAAGGGAAGCAAAGTTTTGATTACTACACGTAGCAAACGAGTTGCAGAGATTACAGGCCCAGTGTCGCCGTATCTTTTGGGAGGTCTATTTGAAAGCAATTCTtggaatttatttaagaaaatggcaTTTAAAGACGGGGAAGagccaaaaaatcaaaagctaATAGAAATTGGAAGGGATATCGTACAAAAGTGTGCAGAAGTTCCTCTTGCTATAAGGAGCATTGGGaatctattatattttaaaaattcagaagATGATTGGTTATACTTTAAAAACCATGAActttacaaaataactcaacaagaaaatgatatttttccaatACTTAAGTTGAGTTATGATCATCTCCCGTCACACTTGAAGcaatgtttttccttttattcGTTGTTTCCAAAAAATTATGGAATTCACGTGCAGGTGTTGATTCATCTATGGGCGGCTCAAGGCTTTCTTCATTCGTCATATGGAAACAGACATCTTGAAGATATTGGTCGCAagtattttatggatttgcttTTGAGGTCATTTTTCCAAGACGTACAAAGAGATGGATTTGGTAAAATAGTAAAGtgcaaaatgcatgaccttATTCACGATCTTTCACAATCAATAACAGGTGAGGAGTGCACAATTTTATATCCAAATGGAGAAAACGTAGTTGGAAGAACTCGTTATGTGACATTTCATTCTTCAGATTCATTACTGGATATTCCCACTCTTTTGCCCAAGgctaaaaaaatgagaatactTCTTCTAGGAATTCCAATACTTCCAGGATTTGTTGATCTGTTTAACGTGAACATTGCGGTACTTGAGTTGAATAAGCCAGTCTCTAATAcacttatttcaagttttaaatgcttgcgtgctttgaatttgaattgGTTGAGTATTCAAAAAGTGCCAAATTCCATTGGCAAGTTAGAGCATTTAAGATTTTTAGATCTATCTAGGAATGAAGATATCAAACTACTCCCTACTTCTATAACTAAAttgcagaatttgcaaacactaaAACTTGACTGTTGTCTTAAACTTAAAGAATTGCCAGAAGACACTAGAAACTTAATCAACCTTAGGCATCTTGGGCTAGATATGTGTAATAGCTTGACTCATATGCCTCGTGGACTGGGAAAATTGATTGCTCTCCAAACATTGTCGCTATACattttagggaagaaaaaaagttatctCTCCAAGCCAAAGGGTGGGCTAAGGGACCTAGATGGTTTAGATTAGTTGAAAGGATACTTATGGATCAAGGGTTTAGAGCACTCGAGATCTTCTCCATCAGAAGCAAAGGATGCAAACTTGGAGAGGAAACGACAGCTTCAACATCTGATATTAGAGTGGAACCCAGAATATGGTGATGGAAGTGATAAGGCAATTGCAAATGATGAACAACAGTTGCAAAATCTTCGGCCACACCTAAATTTGAAATCATTATATATTATAGGGTATGCAGGTGTGACGTCATCTAGTTGGGTGTCATCGCTCTCAAATTTGACTTCTATTAAAATATCGGATTGTAAATTGCTTCAACATATCCCACCATTGGACTGATTCCCTTTTCTGAAGCGTCTTATTCTTGAAAACTTGAGTGAGCTGGAGTACATAAGCAATGATCGTAGCGACGTGTCCTCGTCTCCCCTCAAAATTCTGAGACTTAATAATTTGCCAAAGTTGAGGGGATGGCGAAAGACGATGGAAACAGTAACAATAGAGCATCATCTTCCATTATTCCCTTCATTTCCTTccctttcttatttatttatcaggAATTGCCCTATGATGTCCCTAACAAGAccctcctcttcctctccccTTTCCGATCTCTCCAAATTGAAGTATCTTTATCTCATGGAATTAGAGCAACTTGAATATGTGCCACTAGAGTGGTTGCAAAACCTCACTTCTCTTGAGACCTTGAAGATTTGGAATTGTTGTAAAACCATGTCTCCACTATTTCAACATCTCACCTCACTTAAAAATCTGTGTATTTTTCGCTGCAAAGAACTTATCAGCAATAAGAATGAAGATGGCGCACATGGCCTTGGACCTACAAGATTTGGTCATCTATCTATTGTAGGCGttccaaatttggtttctcTCCCAAGAGAGCTTAGAGATGTTACCACTCTACAAGGGCTTCAAATTATGGATTTCCCTAGTTTGGTGTCTTTTCCGGAGTGGATAGGTGATCTCACTTCACTTCAGGAGCTTGGAGTCGTAAATTGTCTCAATTTAATATCACTGCCCGAAGGTATGTGCCGCCTCACCGAGTGTCCTTGGTTGGAGGAAAGATGTGAACAAGGAAGGGGAGTGGATTGGCCAAAGATTGCTCACATCCTAAACTTTCGAATTGGTGGAGATGGTCATTGTAAAGAATGGACAGCAAACCAAAGTCACCAATTTCTTGAGGTTCTTAAGTCACCAAttagacaataatttttttcttcttgttgttcctctttattttactctgtCAGGCTTTTGATATATgtcttatttgatttcatatgcagGAACAAAGTAAGATTTTACATATGGACGCTTCTTCAGACCTTGCCAACAATCAGATTTGTGCAAAGCTCTAACATTTACAGTATTGTTTCCTATCTTTCACTTCAATGGCATTTCGAgtattgttttctcttttttgttctaAATATTTCTAGCGTatccatttgaaatttaaattctcCAAACGGTAGCACCATGTATTAGgtaaaaagacttataatagATCAGGAAAGTCAatcccatcccaaattttcacaaaaatttaatacaaattttgcATTACTGTGTTAGGATTTTCTCAATATCCAATGTTGTTTCTGTTGAACTATTTGGTCactcttttcattattattggtATTAAAGACTAACTGGAAGTAGCTCCGTTCATGGAtgaaatttacatttttattattttcattggaaatttttgagtgattgctgaatttattatttggttttttgatcAGGAGCAGCAATTCATGAAATGGGTTGTAGGAATCTTGTGGATATTTCTGCAATATGTTTGGATATGACAAACTCACTTATTCAAAGCGACTTGATTTGACTGGTTATACCCACTTATTTCTAAGAAGGCAGAGAAAAACAAGAGAGTTGAATTATTGATATGTACACCCGTTAATGTTAAATTGTCAATGCTATTCCTTCTTCCTTATTTCACATGCATAAACAACTGATTGAAGAATTTCTGATTTATGATTTTGGAGAATTTCTGATTTATACGATTTCATATGCAGAAACAATTGAAGCACTGACATACATGGATTTAAGATTTGGAGCCAATTTCAAAGTTCTTCACTCTGCAACTATGCATTAAGTTGACAAGTCAGGAATTTGAGATGGAAAAAATACGCAAAATCTATATGATTCATGGAATATCATATGAAGGATTGGTCTTTTAATGATCTTCTCAAGTATCACAAGGTGCTGAAAGTTGAAGCAGTAGATGCGAGACTTTTGTCAAAAGGGTGCTCCATGTCTCTTGCTGAAAAAGACTCAATTCATCTTCATCTTGCTTTCAAGTGATGGCTTGTGacttttatttctctttgcCCTTGGTCCCATGTTCCACTTCCTCTTGCCTTGGAATTGTGTCTTTTTGCTCGATGGAAACAGTCTCATTTCAAAACAGAGTCCAAGAAGGGAGCTCTAAAATGGAGCTtttctttttgcccttttgAAGGAAACCCTGGGAAAGAGGTAGAGCTGGAAAGTGGAACCCCCTTAAGAGTTGTTTGGGTATTTATCCGAATTTCTATacgttttttaaaatgtgtttgatAGGTTTGTTTGGATTAGAACCACGATCTTGATATTTAAATTTAGACATGCACAATTAGTGATTGAATACTTGGATTTGTTATCGATTTGGTTAGTGAGAAAAGTCAGAagggggaaaataaaaaagtcttgaaaatattttacaatgaATGCTTACTTGAGTTAAATTTTTGCAAGTGAAAACTATAtttattagaaatgggtcttgggcttaactcaacccaaaagctagctccagagttgaggtttccccccACCCTTATAAATGaccaatctccttaatacccatgCAATGcgggacttccaacacgccccctcacgtgtggcgggaggacatccaagccaacacctgcaacaatgggtgacggtgggccacagccaattgggTTAGgcacgtgtggcgggaggacatccaagccaacacgtgcgacaatgggaGACGGTGAgggccacagccaattgaacctggttttgataccatattagaaatgggtcttgggcttaactcaacccaaaagctagctctagagttgaggtttccctcCACCCTTATAAATGaccaatctccttaatacccaagcaatgtgggacttccaacaacATTGAACATAATTGGTAATTGAAAACCTTATTGTGCTTTTCTTTCTCACAAACAAATGTCAAGCGGCAACAGGAACGGTTACATACATCAAAGCTTGAATGTATGTTAACGGTTACATTATTACTACAAGAAAAATGGTCTTTAATGACCATATTATCAGCAATAGCACAAAAGTCATCTCTGATAATCACTTATTAGCAACGACAAATTGTTGTCGTTGCTTATGGCACACAAGGATTTAATATCAGTGGCGAAAAAGTACCTGtgacaaattacaaaatttgaaatattctCATCCACAATTGTCGACGACAAGGTTTTTACACCGGGTTTGGTGTAGAAATTCTATTATTGCAGAATATTATGATTATGTGAAATTAATGTAGAATATTTGGGTATCTTATCATTATGCGGTGATTTTAGATTTATTCTTATACTCTGAATGGTACCTTATGTCCCTTGATGAGATAATATGTTATATGTATTGGAAatccatttatatttttatgcctTCCTCTATTGTTTGATGAACAACTCAGAACAAGAAAAAGGGGAACGGCTTTGTGGTTTTGATTGGGGTATGTGATAGTTAcatagttttgaaaaaatcttaCAAAAATTGCAGGTCTGTCATCTTGAGGCTTGAGCAGCAACCGTTTGATcattttttcccatcttcttcaGAGGATGTTTCAAGTTTGGCTCCATTGATTAGTCCTCTGTTTATTGATCAAatattctcctttttttctgtGTAGTTGGAAAACCTTCGGCCAAACTAATATCTGAAACGGTTTGAAATAAATGGGTACGCAGGTGTGAAGTTATCTAGTTGGGTGTCCTCCCTCTCGAAATTGGTTTCTATTAACATAAGCAATTGTAAATGGTGCCAACACATCCCACCATTGGACCGATTCCCTCTCAAGACACTTTGTCTACAAAACTTGATTGCGCTAGAGTACATAATCGATGATGGTAGTGACATGTCCTCTCTTCCTCTCACAAATCTCACTCTTGAGAATTTGCCTAAGTTGAAGGGAtggtggaggaggagggaaACAGTAACAGCAGAGCATGGactgttgtgacaaatgcaaatccaagatcaccaaagaagtagaaaagtacAGAATATAAAAAtcacacaaccacacaagacaccaagatttaagtggttcggcttaacaagcctacatccactggcggagacgatccaggaaaaattcactaacaaaagagtggagtacaaagagtagtacaaacaaaaccactcaaacccaaaagccccaatacaccccaatctcactcaaaagagaattagatacaaaagagaaaaatattctctaaaattctctaagctttaagcactccaaaagtgagatcaaaatgaaagaaaaaaaaatggtgtatccCTTCTTCTCTTTGCAACACAAGTCCCTCTCTCTCGgcaactctttcttttcttctttctctcttttgcttGCTAAAGTAGCTGCTGCCCTCTCCTTGACCGAATGGCTTccaataaaacaacaaacaaagccttttcacaaagcttctagaagaagctcaatcaatggagagaaaagagagacgtgtgggagagaaaaaaaacaagacaaagagtatgggatgccatactgctgtggggcccacggtaagacttgtgaaaacaaGTCACAAAATCTgacaaatctccaccttgacttgaatttcatcaagtcttcaacACAAATATCCTCAAgacgtctcctccaacacccctaagggtaattacaaactacaaacaccaatcaagcccaagcaatgcttgaacttaaGGATCGGAAGTGGCTTAGTCAACATGTCTGCTGGATTTTCCGCCGAagcaattttcttcactatgatatcaccttgtgtcacgacctcccgaagaaaatgatatctgacatcaatgtgtttggtcctctcatgatacatttgatttttggtcaaatgtattGCGCTTTGGctatcacaaaatacaacaGTCTCATCCTGTTGCAAACCCAGATCACTAACCAAACCTCTGAGCCAAATAGCTTCTTTCACTGCCTCTGCTGCTGCCATATACTCTGCCTCCGTAGTGGATAAAGCAACCGTCGACTGTAAAGTCGCTTTCCAACTAATGGCACACCCCGagagagtgaaaacaaaacctgtcagagatcttcttttatccaaatcaccagcataatctgaATCA
This window of the Corylus avellana chromosome ca5, CavTom2PMs-1.0 genome carries:
- the LOC132181614 gene encoding putative disease resistance protein RGA1 produces the protein MAKPALFHIAASIIRSLGSLALQEIGLLWGFKDELQKLKNTVSTIQAVLLDVEEKQTHNHGVKDWLGKLKDAMYDADDLLDDFSTQLLRRQVMTRDKKVGKEVHIFFSKSNQLVYGLKMGHRIKAVRARLNEIADDKIKFGFTERLIMTHEFEHRKREDIHSFVPEEQVIGREGEKKPTQELTELLLDPNVEENAFVIPIVGIGGLGKTTLAQYVFNDDEVKRHFELRLWVCVSDPFDVKIIVAQLIESATKRSPESLEMDLLQSQLRVEIDRKLYLLVLDDVWSENRGTWLNLETLLSGGLKGSKVLITTRSKRVAEITGPVSPYLLGGLFESNSWNLFKKMAFKDGEEPKNQKLIEIGRDIVLIHLWAAQGFLHSSYGNRHLEDIGRKYFMDLLLRSFFQDVQRDGFGKIVKCKMHDLIHDLSQSITGEECTILYPNGENVVGRTRYVTFHSSDSLLDIPTLLPKAKKMRILLLGIPILPGFVDLFNVNIAGLEHSRSSPSEAKDANLERKRQLQHLILEWNPEYGDGSDKAIANDEQQLQNLRPHLNLKSLYIIGNCPMMSLTRPSSSSPLSDLSKLKYLYLMELEQLEYVPLEWLQNLTSLETLKIWNCCKTMSPLFQHLTSLKNLCIFRCKELISNKNEDGAHGLGPTRFGHLSIVGVPNLVSLPRELRDVTTLQGLQIMDFPSLVSFPEWIGDLTSLQELGVVNCLNLISLPEGMCRLTECPWLEERCEQGRGVDWPKIAHILNFRIGGDGHCKEWTANQSHQFLEEQSKILHMDASSDLANNQICAKL